AGTCAACCAAAGCTGTTCATTCTGCAATTTGCTGCCTGCTGGAGGTTCACCATGTGCCCTGTATCAAACAGAATTAATGATTTGTATTCAGGCCGAGTACCAGATGATTGCAGTAAATAATTCTCTTTGTAGGCAATGTTTTACTGCAAGAGCagtgaggtttctttttttttcttatatatatattttttcaccCGAGAGGTGACTGAACAGCATCCTTgactttcattttattttcataataataTGAATTATTATCAGGGCCTGACAGAGTGGGTGAGTTGCCTTGgccctgctgccttttctgctgctgctggggaggcttTTCCTTgggctggagagaggagctcCCTCTGCCAGGCAGCCTTTTGCCCCTTCACGCTGCCCTGGGTCAGGAGGACAGTCAGCTGGTGATGATGGTTGCATCATTCTGGAGAAACCCCAGTCCAGGCGAACTGGAGGAAGTGTGGGATGAGGGATGAGTTACAGGGGAGTTTGGACTTTGATTTTTGGGAAGCTGAGAAGAGGCATGgcctgggctgtgcctgtggctgcagaccctgcagcagtgcagccagTGCCATGCCCTGCCCTGCACATCCCAACACTGGAGACCTGGGCACTGCTACGGCCAGGGCTGGTGCCATCAGCAGAGCTTATGGCTGGGTAGAAGTGAAGGGTTGAACCCAGGATGTAATAAAATGTGTTCAGTGCTTtgattcactttttttttttttcctttttccttgtcttACTCTAAGCAGCCTGAACTGAGGTACCTCCAAGCTGCCCCACCCTATGCCAGGACTTTACTGCACCCACCTGAGCAGCCGGGCTGGGCCCACCCTGCACAGACAAGCTCCACACCTGGATGAgcacatctttatttttagtttcagaAATACGCATCTAAAAAGTCCATTTCTCACCTGGACACGTCACCCAAACCgctgctccttccagctgccctTCCCGTGGTGGGACGCGCGTTCCCTCTGCACATCTGTGCGAGGCCATTAGAGGGCATTTGGGCTTCATTTTCCGCCACCCAGAAGGACTTTCACTGGGAAAAAGTACAGCCGCAGCAGCCGAGCAGCTCTCCTGCGCCGACTCCTGcgtggctggagcagctccagcccgtCGGGAGACGGCCCCGACTCATCTTTGcgatttgttttccctttttcctgcttttcccttagCTCCGGCTCGCAGGGAATGTGCTTGGATGGCAGGCGGTATGTCTGGTGCTGCGGAGCGGAGTCTCCGGTGTCTGAGCTCCTCGCTGGCCGAAGCCCTGCCAAACCACCAGCGcttgggagaggaggaggccaGGCAGAGCGGGAAGGCTCGTGTTTATTCTGGAGGGATGAGGGGAAGGTGAATTAGAGCTGCCACCAGGAGGACCCTGCCCGTGCCCGGGAAGGCGGCTGCTGGGTTGCGGGGTGGGTACCATGGGATGGCTGAGCCCCTGCACGGTCgagcagctcagcctggtgTGGCAGTGACTTGTGGGGTGGAGCTTGATGACCTGTTCCCTCCCTGGGGGGGCGAGGGCGTGAGGGTTCCCTCCAGGGATTTTGGCTTCCAGGTGCTGGAGATGGTCTCTCTTGATGGCcctgcaaagcagagctgcatgATGTGGTGGAGAAGCAGCATCACCTCTTCAGAAGCCCCACTGATCCAGGAAGGACCAATTCCTGGTTTCTTGGGTGGGTTTATGCTTGGAGCAGGATTTCCCCGTTTCCCATTTCATTCAGCCTAAGAAGCTCAGGGATGCTGCCCAGTAACCCCGCCTGGGGCAGCGGGGTGTGCAGAGGAGGCAGGTGATGGGTGACACGGGGATCTTGTTCTCTGTTTCCAGCCTCCTTTGCAGCCAAAGTTCAtcatttcttctctattttccCAATGGAAACATCCTCCATCTTCACCGTAACCACAGTGCCATGGGTTCGTGCCAGACTCTTTGCCGGGATGAGGCGTTGGCTCAAGGGTGAATCCGGTGTGGGCACAGCTACAAACGacctcctcttcccctctggAAAGGCAGAATGGAGACCGatgggagatggagaggggTGGTGGTGTGTCCCTGGCAGCTGCGGAGCGGGGGCAAGTGGCGGTGCAGGGGGAAAGAAGTGGGCAGAAACCACTGCATGCCAGCAAGGCAGATTTGCACTGTGCCCAcgctggggctgtgccaggctaATAAAGGGGTGGCAGAACCACCTCCCGGGTGTGCCcagggagccaggcaggagctgcaaatCCATCTCTGGCCATAGGGACAGGCCGAGCTCACCTGTGTGGGATCCACAGTGCTCCTGATTCAGACCTCCAGAAACCCCAAAATTCAGGTCTGCACCTGCCATCGGCTGTTTTCCAAGCAAAGTTTCAGGAGGTGGTTTATGTGTCCCTGAGGCACGGTCAGCTCACAGCTGAGGAGGGCTGATGGGGTGCCCACAGGTAAGCGGGGATCCCTTGGCTCGTGTTGGTTGGCACTTCCCCTTGTCAGTCAAAGGTGTtgcccagaggcagcagctctacCCAGCCCTCACTCACCGCTGGGAACGCTGCCGGCAGGGCCGGGCAGGGTCTGACCATGCAGAGCCGCCTCTGTGTCTCCAGCCGGCAGTAGCGGTTCTGGTTGGACACGCGGGTGGCAAAGCCCACGCCGCAGGTGGCCGAGCAGGCGCTCCACTCCGTGCCCCACTCCTGGCAGGGGAATCGCAGCAGTGGGGACAGTGCCCCGGGGGCTGCAAGAAAGGAGATGGGAGGGGAAAAGGGTGGTTGGAGCCAGGTGCTGTGCAGATGCCCTGTGGTGCTGCAGGCATAGCCCTGCGTGGCAGCGAACCGTGAGGTGTCTCCTGCTGATGTTTCACAGCCTGGGGTGAAGGGCCCATCCCCAGAGACCTGCGTGGGCCTCCCCTCCCTGGAGTTGCCCTGCATCTTACCTGCCCTGGCATCCCGGAGGAGGTGCTGATCCTGGGCTTCACAGATCCACTCAgggcagcacttccctgggatCTCCACGCGCCGGGGGTAGGGGCAGTCCGGGGTGGGCAGCCGGACATCCTCCTGGCAGAGTGGGATGCAGTTGAAGCCCCCGTCCAAGCATTGGCATTGGATtttgcagctgggctggaaaacCTCCCCCTCTCGATAGACTCGGCCGTTCACCTCGCAGCCCTCCTCATCGTCTTCAACTGCAAGTGACAGCCGGGGAGCCCGTCAGGGACAGCGTGACACAGAGATGGGGATGGCGGGGGCACTGCTGGGGGTGGCTGCGGGGCTGACACAAAGGGGCTGAAGTGGGGGGACCACAGAAGTGACTGAGAGGTGCGCAGGGCAGACGTGCGTGTGCAGCAGCGTGTTCATCACCCagcctcctccccctccctgccttcTCTCCTCATCTCTGTGGTTTTTCAAAGCAACAGCTCACAAGCTGTGAGAAGCTCCCTGCCCGTTGGCTCTGACCCTGCCTTCAGGCTTTCCAGGCCAGGAAAAGTTTCTCTGAGATTACTTTGCTGGACCCCCAGGCTCCAGACCTGGACTGGGTGactgcagcatccctgggacCCCCCTGTCCGTTCTCACTGAAGCCACCCTGAATCCTCTGTCAGAAAGCAGCACAAGAGCTGGCAGGAGATGGGGCACAGCCCCATGGCCAAGCTGTGTGCATCATCCTCAGGAAAGCTGCTTTCCTAGCCTTAACCACTCCCCGGGTAGTGCTGTGGGATGCCTGTAGCCAAGTCAGGTCATgactggagctgggctggagtgTGGGGGTATCCCCGGGGAAAATGGGCACCCCTGTGCTCACAGTTGCAggtggctcctgtccctgcagatgCTGAGCTGTAGTCACAGACGAGGCCCTGGCTCTGGTCACAGACGTGCAGAAAGTCGCAGGGCTCTCCCAGGCGCCGGGCACAGATcttgcagcagccacagccatcCAGGACCAGGGGGGACCCGCGGGGGCAGCGGGGTGGCACCCAGGGGCAGTAGCATGGTCTCcggcacagctgggcacaaaCCTGTGGAGGCAAAGCTGAATCCATGCAGGTGGTTTTTGGCTAACAGCTGCTTTGTCACTGGGACAGACAGGTAACCTTAGCTCAGTCATGGGGGCAGATTTTTGGTGGAGGGAGGCTCTGCAAATCCATGGGAATATGTCGAAGCAGCCTGGAAAGCTACTGTCCCCTTTGAAGGGCACCTGTGGAAAACCACGGAGAATCAAGGATGCTCAGATGCTCAGCACTCTGCAAGATGGAGATGTTAATGTAACACTGCTCTGAACACacaggaggaggatggagctACAAGGTGAACATCCCAGGTGGTTATTTAATGAGgtcagcagccccaggcagcccagtgggagggaggaagggagggagggaaagcagcCCACCCCCATGCCTGCCTCCAAGGCAGCAGGCTGTACCCAGCTGGAGAGGTGGCTTTGCAGGGACTGAATCCACGTGGTGAATGCACAGCACCTCACTCCTAATGGTCTTAACAGCTCTCATTCATGCCAAGAAACAAGACATTGCATCAGCAGTGGGGATCTGAAGCCAGGCAGACCTCACTGCATTCCTCACTGGTCCAGCTGCATCCTCTGcttgtccctggctgcagcatcctcaCCTGGCGTGGCCCACTGGGTGAGGAGCCCAGAGATAGGCAGGTTTTCAAGGACTTTTCCCTCGTGGCTAGACTGAGTAACCACTTTGCCAGGGCTGTGCACTGCAGtcctttccctgctcagccaattgcctgccagggctgtgcccatgGGACTTCACCTGGGCAGGTGGATGTTTGTACCCTTGGCTCATCCTGCTTGCACAACCACCCTGGCACCAACAGCTTTTTTAGGCAGCGTTTGAGCTCCAATCATGTCAGGTCTGGCAGAGCTGTTGCATGTAGAGCCTGAAGCCACGAGAGTTGGCTCTGCAGTTTGGAAGTGAATCTTTTACCAGTATTGGCCTGACAGTGCATGTGAGCCCCCAGCAGCCACGCTGCTCAGCACCACGCACATGCTGCTGGATGCAGGGCCAGCATGTGCAGCACGGCAAGCATGCAACCAAAACAttcatccctgccctggtccagGTACTGGTGTGACTGCTGAGTCTGCCAGGAGAGTGATGGGTTCAGCCAGGCCGTGTAGGTTTTAGataccatttttcttttcctttcagtttctcCCAGTGGCATCAGGTCTGACATGATGAGGTGAGACAGAGAGGGTAGCTGCTGGTGCACTATCTGTTCCCCACTTGCAGCAGTTCAGATGCTTTTCATGGGGCTGTAGAAGTGTCAGTGCCAGTAGTTGGAGTTAAAATATATCCAAAATGGATTGGGTAATCTGGGTCTTGTTCTAGTTCTGTCAGTGAGCAGCATTATTAATGTGACAGAAACCAGAGAGAAACTTGTGGCAGGGACCAAGGGGCTGGCTGTGGTGGCCAGGTTTGGGCTGGCAGCACAATGGTCCTTGGTGATCCTCCAGGCACTCGTGAGCACCTGGGGCAAGAATCATTGCTCTGTTACATCTTACCCAGGCAGCCAAGggcatttttcatctttcaggaGGTTGCTATTACAAATTGATGTTTTAGAAAGATTAGCCAAGCCATAAATCCATCTCCCCCTGCTCCTTGTAATTTACTTGTCTTTAGATGACAATGTGGCTCCTGTCAGAGACCTGAACTTTCTGGGGAGAGAGTCAAACAGGCACCACGTTGCCACGACATCCCTGCTTGGGGATTCAAGCAGCAATTAGAACTTGGAGCTGAGATGCCCCAAACTTTTCAACATTCCTGTTCTCTGCACAGGCAAATATTTTCACACAGAGtccaagagaaagaaaaaaaaaaatcgctACAGCAACCCAAATCCCATCGGAGGCACTGGCTTGGCGTGAGCATTCCGAGAAGTGGGGAGAGCTGAGTAATGCCAGGTCTGGTGCTCGTGGCTTGGCCTCTGCCTCGGGAGCCTGGGCGGGGATGGAGGAGCCTGGAGGAGCCGCTACCGCCCAGCTGCTGCTCGCTGGCTCGCGGGGACCGAACGTAGCCCAGCCCGGGGAGCTGCAGGGACGGCGAGCAAACAGCGCATTGCTGGCATTCCTGTGTGCCCCAGGGACTCGCACAGCGGAGCCTTGGGCCCAGGAACGCTCAGACCCTGCTGCTTCATCTCAAACACCTCTCCCAAGCATAGCTCTGCCCCCTGCATCAACACAGCCTGGCTGCCGGCCGGCGAGAGCCGCGGGGACTGTGGTGACACCCCAGTCCCCCTGCACCTCACTTTGCCAGAACCGGGTGCTTCATGGCTAAAGCTGCCCCAGTGCCCCATCTCCCTTACCTTGGAGAGAAcgcagaggagagagaggaagaggagctgcttctccagctggaGCCTCATGGTGCTCTCCCCTCTGCCACTTCAGCACATCACCCCCCAGGCAGTTTGGAGGCAGTGGTGTGTTCGCAGGTTTGAAAGCCCAGAGTAGGTCCTGCTGGTGTTTATACTCTCCCTGCTCTGATGTCACTCACAGGATCCAATATAAACATGAGTAGGTTTGGACAAGCctcaagattttcttcttttttttcctttcattttttttccagcccaCATTCCAGCTGCCATTTCCACTCTCCTCAAGGTGAGAATATGTGTCTGCCGAGacaaggagggcagggaagggatgctgtgctgtccctggggagcaggggagagaggctggggaACCAGGCTGGTGGGGTGATCCAGCTCCCTTCTCCTAGCCTGGCAGAGAAGGTTCATGCCCCATCCTACTGATCAAGGTCTGTCCAGGTAGAGCTGGTATCTTCCTCCTGAGATTTGAAGGGATTGACAGgactgtccctgctgctgtgggacaaTGCCATGACCAGGCAGGAACAGGGCACCCACCCCTATATTCAGTGCTGCACCCAGTGCATGGCAGGCTGTGGAAGAGGGGTGTGTCACCcaaaggagctggaaatggatttggtgtggtggtgctgctgctgctgccacataATCTCCATCCTGAGAGGGACTGAGAGGGACTATGGCCACCTGGGGA
The nucleotide sequence above comes from Corvus cornix cornix isolate S_Up_H32 chromosome 20, ASM73873v5, whole genome shotgun sequence. Encoded proteins:
- the CCN5 gene encoding CCN family member 5 isoform X2, yielding MRLQLEKQLLFLSLLCVLSKVCAQLCRRPCYCPWVPPRCPRGSPLVLDGCGCCKICARRLGEPCDFLHVCDQSQGLVCDYSSASAGTGATCNFEDDEEGCEVNGRVYREGEVFQPSCKIQCQCLDGGFNCIPLCQEDVRLPTPDCPYPRRVEIPGKCCPEWICEAQDQHLLRDARAEGKRRSFVAVPTPDSPLSQRLIPAKSLARTHGTVVTVKMEDVSIGKIEKK
- the CCN5 gene encoding CCN family member 5 isoform X1; the encoded protein is MRLQLEKQLLFLSLLCVLSKVCAQLCRRPCYCPWVPPRCPRGSPLVLDGCGCCKICARRLGEPCDFLHVCDQSQGLVCDYSSASAGTGATCNFEDDEEGCEVNGRVYREGEVFQPSCKIQCQCLDGGFNCIPLCQEDVRLPTPDCPYPRRVEIPGKCCPEWICEAQDQHLLRDARAAPGALSPLLRFPCQEWGTEWSACSATCGVGFATRVSNQNRYCRLETQRRLCMVRPCPALPAAFPARGRGGRL